The following coding sequences lie in one Candidatus Eisenbacteria bacterium genomic window:
- a CDS encoding ABC transporter permease encodes MTWRRLRTLIVREVRATFRDPFTVTILIAVPIAALLLFGFILTTEVKGLELGVHDAAGTTASRRLVADLAAQGNFVPRPFATRDALERAIGSGRLTAAIVIPPDFDRGLEAPRHGGPPPEIEVVYDAAETVLAGNAEGYLRAIVETTATALAADPGTTRRPGVEVATRTLFNPKLDGTAFMVSGVYGFVLSFLTVLITAVSIVGERAAGTFEQLQVTPATSLEILLGKLLPLGAVFAFDVLLMALIAGFGIGVWPRGNLLFFLAVSAVYVLISLAIGLLISATSRSAAEAVQRSVLFSIPLVQLSGFVVPVRNMPEWLQWVTAIFPATHYITVSRAIYLRGEGPLTLWPQILFIVAGGIVLIAYASRKIEQRA; translated from the coding sequence ATGACCTGGCGGCGACTGCGAACCCTCATCGTCCGCGAGGTCCGCGCGACCTTCCGCGATCCGTTCACCGTGACGATCCTCATCGCGGTGCCGATCGCGGCGCTGCTGCTCTTCGGCTTCATCCTGACGACGGAGGTGAAGGGTCTCGAGCTGGGCGTCCACGACGCGGCCGGCACGACGGCGAGCCGGCGTCTGGTCGCCGATCTCGCCGCGCAGGGCAACTTCGTTCCGCGGCCCTTCGCGACGCGCGACGCGCTCGAGCGCGCGATCGGGTCGGGGCGGCTCACGGCCGCGATCGTCATCCCGCCCGACTTCGACCGCGGGCTCGAAGCACCGCGCCACGGCGGGCCGCCGCCGGAGATCGAGGTCGTCTACGATGCCGCCGAAACCGTCCTGGCGGGGAACGCCGAGGGGTATCTCCGCGCCATCGTCGAGACGACGGCGACGGCGCTCGCCGCCGATCCGGGCACGACGCGGCGCCCGGGCGTCGAGGTCGCGACCCGCACGCTCTTCAACCCGAAGCTCGACGGCACGGCGTTCATGGTGTCGGGCGTCTACGGCTTCGTGCTCTCGTTCCTGACCGTGCTCATCACGGCCGTCTCGATCGTGGGCGAGCGCGCGGCCGGCACGTTCGAGCAGCTCCAGGTGACGCCCGCGACCTCGCTCGAGATCCTGCTCGGCAAGCTCCTGCCGCTGGGCGCCGTGTTCGCGTTCGACGTCCTCTTGATGGCCCTCATCGCCGGCTTCGGCATCGGCGTCTGGCCGCGCGGGAACCTGCTCTTCTTCCTCGCCGTCTCGGCGGTCTACGTCCTCATCTCGCTCGCGATCGGCCTCCTCATCTCGGCCACGTCGCGATCGGCGGCCGAAGCGGTGCAGCGCAGCGTCCTCTTCAGCATCCCGCTCGTGCAGCTCTCCGGGTTCGTCGTGCCGGTGCGGAACATGCCGGAGTGGCTCCAGTGGGTCACGGCCATCTTCCCCGCCACGCACTACATCACGGTGAGCCGCGCCATCTATCTGCGCGGCGAAGGGCCGCTGACGCTCTGGCCCCAGATCCTCTTCATCGTCGCCGGCGGCATCGTGCTGATCGCCTACGCATCCCGGAAGATCGAGCAGCGCGCATGA
- a CDS encoding ABC transporter ATP-binding protein yields MSEPIIRTSGLTKRFGDFVAVSSLTIAVEPGTIFAFLGANGSGKSTTIRMLIGVLEPTEGSIVVDGIDVIARPRRVRDRIGYMGQKVSLYQGLSIRENVEFYAGLYGIEGRALDTRWGELRERFALSEAENERPENLPAGIRQRAGLALATLHRPRLLFLDEPTAGVDVESRGLFWDRIQEEADRGVTVFVTTHFLEEVEYCDWVSFIEAGRLIADAEPEALRRRYSGGYGVRVLAPPASRERAARILTDAGATLAPRPDGVEATIPALDAPLLAELERLREAGATIEIAQPSMTDVFRAVLAREATQGEAA; encoded by the coding sequence ATGAGCGAGCCGATCATCCGCACGAGCGGCCTCACCAAGCGCTTCGGCGACTTCGTCGCGGTGTCGAGCCTCACGATCGCCGTCGAGCCGGGAACGATCTTCGCGTTCCTGGGCGCGAACGGCTCCGGCAAGAGCACGACGATCCGCATGCTGATCGGCGTGCTCGAGCCGACCGAGGGCTCGATCGTCGTCGACGGCATCGACGTGATCGCGCGTCCGCGCCGCGTGCGCGACCGGATCGGCTACATGGGACAGAAGGTGAGCCTCTACCAGGGGCTCTCGATCCGCGAGAACGTGGAGTTCTACGCCGGCCTCTACGGCATCGAGGGCCGCGCCCTCGATACGCGATGGGGCGAGCTGCGGGAGCGGTTCGCGCTCTCCGAGGCCGAGAACGAGCGGCCCGAGAACCTCCCGGCGGGCATTCGCCAGCGCGCAGGTCTCGCCCTGGCGACGCTCCATCGCCCGCGCCTGCTCTTCCTCGACGAGCCGACGGCCGGCGTCGACGTCGAGAGCCGCGGGCTCTTCTGGGACCGCATCCAGGAGGAAGCCGACCGCGGGGTCACCGTGTTCGTGACGACACACTTCCTGGAGGAGGTCGAGTACTGCGACTGGGTGTCGTTCATCGAGGCCGGCCGCCTGATCGCCGACGCCGAGCCCGAAGCGCTGCGCCGCCGGTACTCGGGCGGCTACGGCGTCCGCGTCCTGGCGCCCCCCGCGTCGCGCGAACGCGCGGCACGGATCCTCACCGACGCCGGCGCGACGCTCGCACCGCGGCCGGACGGCGTGGAGGCGACGATCCCCGCACTGGATGCGCCCCTCCTCGCCGAGCTCGAGCGCCTGCGCGAAGCCGGCGCCACGATCGAGATCGCCCAACCCTCGATGACCGACGTGTTCCGCGCCGTCCTCGCCCGCGAAGCGACGCAGGGAGAGGCGGCATAG
- a CDS encoding ABC transporter ATP-binding protein → MSEPLIRLRGLRKRFGRRTALAGIDLQVEQRQILGVTGPDGAGKTTLLRSLAGLLEIEADEATVLGFDLRQDVTELKRRIGYLPQAFGLHRDLTVRENLRFTGRLHGIAEDEFERRATDLLARTQLAPFGDRLAGALSGGMKQKLAIANALLPAPALIILDEPTAGVDVGARAEIWTILVRAKEAALVVVSTSYLDEAEQCDRLVYLDEGRVVASGTPAELQHQNPRELVRAWGDDPRAIARAARGIAGVVAARAAARFARIEADADGAALVDAIRRLPGVRLVEPAPADMESTLRHLASTHA, encoded by the coding sequence CAGCGTCAGATCCTCGGCGTGACGGGTCCCGACGGCGCCGGCAAGACGACGCTCCTGCGCTCCCTCGCGGGTCTGCTCGAGATCGAGGCCGACGAAGCGACCGTCCTCGGCTTCGATCTCCGCCAAGACGTGACCGAGCTCAAGCGGCGCATCGGCTACCTCCCGCAGGCCTTCGGCCTTCATCGCGACCTCACCGTCCGCGAGAACCTCCGCTTCACGGGCCGGCTGCACGGCATCGCGGAGGACGAGTTCGAGCGCCGCGCCACGGATCTCCTCGCGCGCACGCAGCTCGCGCCGTTCGGCGACCGGCTCGCCGGCGCGCTCTCGGGCGGCATGAAGCAGAAGCTCGCGATCGCGAACGCGCTCCTGCCCGCGCCGGCGCTCATCATCCTCGACGAGCCGACGGCGGGCGTCGACGTGGGTGCGCGCGCCGAGATCTGGACGATCCTCGTGCGCGCGAAGGAGGCGGCGCTCGTCGTCGTCAGCACGAGCTATCTCGACGAGGCCGAGCAGTGCGACCGCCTGGTCTACCTCGACGAGGGCCGCGTGGTCGCGAGCGGCACGCCCGCGGAGCTCCAGCACCAGAACCCGCGCGAGCTGGTGCGCGCCTGGGGCGACGATCCACGGGCGATCGCGCGCGCCGCGCGCGGGATCGCGGGCGTCGTCGCCGCCCGCGCGGCGGCCCGCTTCGCGCGCATCGAGGCCGACGCCGACGGAGCGGCGCTCGTCGACGCGATCCGCCGCCTTCCCGGCGTCCGCCTCGTCGAGCCGGCGCCCGCGGACATGGAGTCGACCCTCCGCCACCTCGCGAGCACGCACGCATGA